The following coding sequences are from one Culex quinquefasciatus strain JHB chromosome 1, VPISU_Cqui_1.0_pri_paternal, whole genome shotgun sequence window:
- the LOC119765130 gene encoding cilia- and flagella-associated protein 299-like — MPGEMQLSKDEVRLLEFSTYEDYLQSLVTTQDLRYLGHKQNGLRLYQTGYRSLTKAAFESRRNEIGDYFRATQDPNAYFSRGLVTSDAFLRELAVRERPNRLGMLSTIIFVRHCRKNAEISGYIDYEQALRRSSSKDNPFDWKTFFAGEQVLCPTRFDLSYYNSRTNKVFKRDSKNYQVLCDPVRGIIFRNMYDRKNIYPDPIGGHFGTNTTRMEIEAAGYEQIVLYDHVVRKNY, encoded by the coding sequence ATGCCAGGAGAAATGCAGCTGTCAAAGGACGAAGTGCGTCTGCTGGAATTTTCCACCTACGAGGACTACCTCCAAAGTCTCGTCACAACCCAGGACCTGCGCTACCTCGGCCACAAGCAGAACGGACTGCGGCTGTACCAAACCGGCTACAGATCCCTCACCAAAGCCGCCTTCGAAAGCCGCCGCAATGAAATTGGCGACTACTTCCGGGCGACGCAAGATCCAAATGCCTACTTCAGCCGAGGGCTCGTAACTTCGGACGCGTTCCTGCGTGAACTCGCCGTCCGTGAAAGACCCAACCGGCTTGGGATGCTTTCGACCATCATCTTCGTGCGGCACTGTCGGAAAAATGCGGAAATCTCCGGGTACATTGACTACGAGCAGGCGCTGCggcgcagcagcagcaaggaCAACCCATTCGATTGGAAGACCTTCTTCGCGGGTGAACAAGTGCTGTGTCCGACCAGGTTTGATTTGTCCTACTACAACTCCAGGACGAACAAGGTGTTCAAGCGGGACTCGAAGAACTATCAAGTTCTTTGCGATCCAGTGCGGGGTATTATATTTCGGAACATGTATGACCGGAAGAATATCTATCCGGATCCGATTGGGGGTCACTTTGGGACGAACACCACCAGGATGGAGATCGAAGCTGCTGGCTATGAGCAAATCGTTCTGTATGATCATGTTGTGAGGAAAAATTACTGA